From a region of the Danio aesculapii chromosome 4, fDanAes4.1, whole genome shotgun sequence genome:
- the mrap2b gene encoding melanocortin-2 receptor accessory protein 2B, protein MSEYSNRSQAGADYEWHYEYYEDEEPVSFEGLRANRYSIVIGFWVGLAVFVIFMFFVLTLLTKTGAPHPEMCDASMKPHVLIGCELEVGGSLAFSLPPLPDQSRSLFHFYIHEEERVKTHEDALIGRGMHCGRGNAERANEDEHFMSSFNIPNFVNSEQSSSLGHNDFLLSEPPIITDGQSDELKTAEPAHLCYDIIRH, encoded by the exons ATGAGTGAATATTCAAACCGCAGCCAAGCCGGAGCTGATTACGAGTGGCATTATGAATATTACGAGGACGAGGAGCCCGTGTCCTTTGAGGGACTGAGAGCAAACCGCT ACTCTATCGTGATCGGCTTCTGGGTCGGCCTCGCCGTCTTCGTCATCTTCATGTTCTTCGTGTTAACTCTGCTGACCAAAACAGGAGCTCCACATCCAGA GATGTGTGATGCGAGCATGAAGCCtcatgttctgattggctgtgagCTGGAAGTGGGTGGATCTCTGGCATTTTCTCTGCCACCGCTGCCTGACCAATCACGTTCCCTCTTTCACTTCTACATCCACGAGGAGGAGCGAGTAAAAACCCACGAAGATGCCCTGATTGGCCGAGGGATGCACTGTGGGCGGGGCAATGCTGAGAGAGCAAATGAAGACGAGCACTTCATGTCCAGCTTCAACATCCCGAATTTTGTGAACTCCGAGCAGAGCTCCAGCCTCGGCCATAACGACTTTCTGCTGAGTGAGCCGCCAATCATCACAGACGGCCAATCAGATGAGCTGAAGACAGCAGAGCCCGCCCATCTCTGCTATGATATCATCAGACATTGA